In one Neobacillus sp. CF12 genomic region, the following are encoded:
- a CDS encoding SDR family oxidoreductase encodes MGNGYFFTGFPGFICNQLIREVLKKNDLKGVIYVLVLQGMMDKARKERKVIISELGLSEESFVIIEGDITKPSLFISEDTKKQIIDKVTHVFHLAAIYDLAVPRELAYMINVNGTNNVNNWVRDLTNLKRYVYFSTAYVVGKREGTLYETELIRPTSFKNHYEETKYEAEVLVEKLKREIPITIIRPGIVKGHSQTGETIKFDGPYFMMNFLERLKFFPLLPRLGKGEAYVNLVPIDYIIQATTFLGFSENGVGKTYHLTDPRPYRATDIYSFMMKEMMNKQPRGTLPLSICKGLLSIKPLRKYLGVEKEALDYFTWMGNFDCTQTVNDLKDSGIICPDFKEGIKPMTAFYLKQKDNPNYQINIL; translated from the coding sequence ATGGGCAATGGCTACTTTTTTACCGGGTTTCCAGGTTTTATTTGCAACCAATTAATTCGAGAAGTTTTAAAGAAAAATGATTTAAAAGGTGTAATATATGTTCTTGTTCTTCAAGGAATGATGGATAAAGCTAGGAAGGAGCGCAAAGTCATTATTTCAGAGTTAGGTTTAAGTGAGGAATCCTTTGTTATTATTGAAGGAGATATTACGAAGCCATCCCTTTTTATTTCAGAAGACACAAAAAAACAAATCATAGATAAGGTGACCCATGTTTTTCATCTTGCGGCTATATATGATTTGGCAGTGCCAAGGGAACTTGCCTATATGATTAATGTAAATGGTACAAATAATGTGAATAATTGGGTAAGAGATTTGACTAACTTAAAACGATATGTATATTTTAGTACCGCATATGTTGTGGGAAAACGTGAGGGAACCCTTTATGAGACAGAACTTATTCGTCCAACAAGCTTTAAAAATCATTATGAAGAGACCAAATATGAGGCTGAAGTTCTAGTGGAAAAATTAAAAAGGGAAATACCAATTACGATCATACGCCCTGGGATTGTTAAGGGACATTCACAAACTGGTGAAACAATTAAATTTGATGGTCCTTATTTTATGATGAATTTTTTGGAGAGGTTAAAATTTTTCCCACTTCTTCCTCGATTAGGTAAGGGCGAAGCATATGTGAATTTGGTGCCTATTGACTATATTATCCAAGCGACGACCTTTCTTGGCTTTTCGGAGAATGGCGTAGGGAAGACCTACCATTTAACAGATCCTCGTCCGTATCGTGCAACAGATATTTACAGTTTTATGATGAAGGAAATGATGAACAAACAACCAAGAGGTACCCTTCCATTATCAATTTGCAAAGGGCTCCTTTCCATTAAACCACTAAGAAAATATTTGGGGGTTGAAAAGGAAGCATTGGATTATTTTACGTGGATGGGTAATTTTGATTGTACACAAACTGTAAATGATTTAAAGGATTCAGGAATCATTTGCCCAGATTTTAAGGAAGGGATAAAGCCGATGACCGCCTTCTACTTAAAACAAAAGGATAACCCGAATTATCAAATCAATATTTTATGA
- a CDS encoding peptide chain release factor 3: MSNNFKEEVLSRRTFAIISHPDAGKTTLTEKLLLFGGAIRDAGTVKAKKTGKFATSDWMEIEKQRGISVTSSVMQFDYNDFRVNILDTPGHQDFSEDTYRTLMAVDSAVMIIDSAKGIEEQTLKLFKVCRMRGIPIFTFINKLDRQGKAPLELLAELEEVLGIESYPMNWPIGMGKEFLGIYDRYYNRIEQFRVNEENRFIPLNGDGEIEGDHPLKTSGLYDQTLEEIMLLNEAGNDFSPEKVADGKITPVFFGSALTTFGVQTFLETYLQFAPPPKARNSSAGEINPLAEQFSGFIFKIQANMNPAHRDRIAFVRICSGKFERGMTVNIPRLGKQIKLSQSTSFMAEERNTVDEAVSGDIIGLYDTGTYQIGDTITSGKDNFQFERLPQFTPELFVRVSAKNVMKQKSFYKGIQQLVQEGAIQLYKTVKTDDYLLGAVGQLQFEVFEHRMRNEYNAEVLMERMGSKIGRWIEGDIVDENLSSSRSMLVKDRFGHYVFLFENDFALRWFQEKNPTVKLYNPMDQHE, from the coding sequence ATGAGTAACAATTTTAAAGAAGAGGTATTATCGCGCAGGACCTTTGCGATTATTTCTCACCCGGATGCCGGGAAAACTACGCTTACTGAAAAATTATTATTATTTGGCGGAGCAATACGTGACGCTGGTACGGTAAAAGCAAAAAAAACTGGTAAGTTTGCGACAAGTGACTGGATGGAAATTGAAAAGCAACGGGGAATCTCCGTTACATCCAGCGTTATGCAATTTGACTATAATGATTTTCGAGTCAACATTTTGGATACACCTGGGCACCAGGACTTCAGTGAAGATACTTACCGAACCTTAATGGCTGTTGATAGTGCGGTTATGATCATTGACTCTGCTAAAGGGATAGAGGAACAAACATTAAAGCTATTCAAAGTATGCCGTATGCGTGGAATCCCTATTTTCACTTTTATTAATAAACTTGATCGACAAGGTAAAGCGCCTTTAGAGCTTTTAGCGGAACTAGAAGAGGTACTTGGAATTGAGTCCTATCCAATGAACTGGCCAATTGGGATGGGTAAAGAGTTTCTTGGAATTTACGACCGATATTATAATCGAATTGAACAATTTAGGGTAAATGAAGAAAATCGATTCATTCCTTTGAATGGTGATGGTGAAATAGAAGGCGACCATCCTTTAAAAACATCTGGACTTTATGACCAAACGCTTGAAGAAATAATGCTTTTAAATGAAGCGGGTAATGACTTCTCTCCTGAAAAAGTAGCGGATGGAAAAATTACACCTGTATTCTTTGGAAGTGCATTAACCACTTTTGGGGTTCAAACATTCTTGGAAACCTATCTGCAATTCGCTCCACCACCTAAGGCTCGTAATTCATCTGCAGGAGAAATTAATCCACTTGCGGAGCAGTTTTCAGGTTTTATCTTTAAAATTCAAGCAAATATGAACCCAGCCCACCGTGACCGGATAGCCTTTGTGCGGATTTGTTCAGGTAAATTTGAACGAGGAATGACTGTAAATATTCCACGCTTAGGTAAACAAATTAAGCTGTCACAATCAACTTCTTTTATGGCGGAGGAGAGAAATACGGTTGATGAGGCAGTAAGCGGGGACATTATTGGTCTTTACGATACGGGTACCTACCAAATTGGTGATACGATTACATCAGGTAAAGACAATTTCCAATTTGAAAGACTTCCTCAATTTACACCTGAGCTTTTTGTTAGAGTTTCCGCAAAGAATGTAATGAAACAAAAATCATTTTATAAAGGAATCCAACAACTTGTTCAAGAAGGAGCTATTCAGCTCTACAAAACAGTGAAAACGGATGATTACTTGTTAGGTGCTGTAGGACAATTACAATTTGAGGTCTTTGAACACCGGATGAGAAATGAATACAATGCTGAGGTATTGATGGAACGTATGGGTTCTAAAATAGGCAGATGGATTGAAGGGGATATCGTGGATGAAAATCTATCGAGTTCTAGGAGTATGCTTGTAAAGGATCGTTTTGGTCATTATGTCTTCTTATTTGAAAATGATTTTGCTCTTCGATGGTTCCAAGAAAAGAATCCAACTGTAAAACTATACAACCCTATGGATCAGCACGAATAG
- a CDS encoding AAA family ATPase — MNQSKKIVSKIIPLIIALLIITLGIVWGIKTTNDKLEIPFSSVEEILQNQNGKPVVLTEHSDGSLLLEVGSIKYESHVPPNSQMIDRLVENYNINYSFTNSSRFGKWIMAGVILALVGTALVLQKTKGGFGLSNSMKNSVSQARPLPTTRLEDVGGIGDEMKEEILQTLSTLKEPERAIKMGIKPPKGILLYGPPGTGKTLLAQAIARELNAAFFSASGSAFNELFVGVGASRVRSLFQSARKQSPAIIFIDEVDALAGKRKAHGGEEAEKTLTELLVQLDGGHSNDGILFIAATNRKDMLDEAFLRPGRIDFTFQVPLPDTKGRREIIDIHTKGKTISEEVLASLDALAESTSGFSGAELQSLFETASRRAVRNGQDALTKGDLDYALDRTILGSTSRSLQDLDTKRRVAIHEAGHAIVASLTKPGSVRKATIIPRGEALGYVAPIPKELHLSTTSDLLDRVAMVLAGGVAERLLLGEHSIGVSGDVQQAKQIIEQMVDTGMLQGGFTLTFNKQDKEAKMQELFEKGLETAENLIKSHHHQYQQLVDSLLKKETLEGYEVEEIVWGKTPVKSDEFFA, encoded by the coding sequence GTGAATCAAAGCAAAAAAATAGTCTCAAAGATAATTCCGCTAATTATAGCGTTACTAATAATAACCCTCGGGATTGTTTGGGGTATAAAAACGACAAATGATAAACTTGAGATTCCCTTCTCGTCTGTAGAAGAAATCCTTCAAAACCAAAATGGGAAGCCTGTAGTTTTGACAGAGCATTCTGACGGAAGTCTTCTTCTAGAAGTGGGGAGCATTAAATACGAATCACATGTCCCGCCGAATAGCCAGATGATTGACAGACTTGTTGAGAATTATAATATTAATTATTCCTTCACGAATAGCAGCCGCTTCGGAAAATGGATTATGGCAGGTGTAATACTTGCCCTAGTTGGAACAGCTTTAGTTCTTCAAAAAACAAAAGGTGGTTTCGGGCTTTCAAACTCGATGAAAAATAGTGTTTCTCAGGCACGCCCTCTTCCAACCACTCGTTTAGAAGACGTTGGTGGGATTGGCGACGAAATGAAGGAAGAAATTCTCCAAACACTTTCAACACTTAAGGAACCTGAAAGAGCCATTAAAATGGGAATTAAACCCCCAAAAGGAATTCTATTATATGGACCGCCAGGCACAGGAAAAACGTTACTAGCTCAAGCAATTGCCCGCGAGTTAAATGCAGCTTTCTTTTCTGCCAGCGGTTCAGCTTTTAATGAATTATTTGTTGGAGTTGGCGCCAGCAGGGTCCGCTCCTTATTTCAGAGTGCAAGAAAACAAAGTCCTGCAATAATTTTCATTGACGAAGTAGACGCTTTAGCAGGCAAAAGAAAAGCCCATGGGGGTGAAGAAGCAGAAAAAACCTTGACCGAACTGCTTGTACAGCTTGATGGAGGGCATTCCAATGATGGAATATTGTTTATTGCCGCAACAAATAGAAAAGATATGCTTGATGAAGCATTCCTAAGACCTGGGAGAATTGATTTCACTTTTCAAGTTCCACTTCCTGATACAAAAGGCAGACGAGAAATTATTGATATTCATACAAAAGGTAAAACAATTAGTGAAGAAGTCCTCGCTTCTTTAGATGCATTAGCTGAAAGTACCTCTGGATTTTCCGGAGCAGAACTCCAATCTCTTTTCGAAACAGCCAGCAGACGTGCAGTACGAAACGGGCAGGATGCTTTAACAAAAGGTGACCTTGACTATGCTCTAGATCGAACAATTTTAGGAAGTACTTCTCGTTCTTTACAGGATCTCGATACAAAACGGCGCGTTGCAATACACGAAGCAGGGCATGCAATTGTTGCTTCGTTAACGAAGCCAGGTTCGGTAAGAAAAGCCACCATTATCCCTCGTGGAGAGGCACTCGGATATGTGGCACCTATACCGAAAGAACTTCATTTATCAACAACCAGCGATTTGTTAGACCGCGTTGCTATGGTCCTAGCTGGTGGAGTAGCCGAAAGACTGCTGCTGGGAGAACATAGTATTGGTGTTAGCGGTGATGTCCAGCAAGCAAAGCAGATTATTGAACAAATGGTTGATACTGGTATGCTTCAAGGAGGGTTCACGCTCACCTTTAACAAACAAGATAAGGAAGCAAAAATGCAAGAACTGTTTGAAAAAGGTTTAGAAACAGCAGAGAACCTAATTAAAAGTCATCACCATCAGTATCAGCAATTAGTCGACAGCCTATTAAAAAAAGAAACACTTGAAGGCTATGAAGTCGAGGAAATTGTCTGGGGAAAGACTCCTGTAAAAAGTGATGAGTTTTTTGCATAA
- a CDS encoding DUF1232 domain-containing protein, translating to MTDSTLDFEAKKHRENAQGYIDNPKKTEGLLKKAILKAKNNKGTLGDAWEKLQLFVDLVQAYTKGEYRNVAPSTILTIIGAILYFVSPLDVVPDFLVGLGIVDDAAVIGFTLKKLSVEINEFKKWKHSTIENPLD from the coding sequence ATGACCGACTCAACATTAGATTTTGAAGCAAAAAAACATCGAGAAAATGCACAGGGGTATATCGATAATCCCAAAAAGACCGAAGGCTTATTGAAGAAGGCAATCCTCAAGGCCAAAAATAACAAAGGAACTTTAGGAGATGCATGGGAAAAGCTTCAATTATTTGTTGATTTAGTTCAAGCTTATACAAAGGGGGAATACCGAAACGTTGCTCCCTCTACAATCTTAACGATTATTGGAGCAATCCTATATTTCGTATCTCCATTAGATGTTGTCCCTGATTTCCTCGTAGGATTAGGAATCGTTGATGATGCCGCCGTTATAGGTTTTACGCTAAAAAAATTATCAGTAGAAATTAATGAATTTAAAAAGTGGAAACATTCGACAATTGAAAACCCTCTTGACTAG
- a CDS encoding YjcZ family sporulation protein — protein sequence MHYGYGYGGFGYGRCGYGGGFALIVVLFILLIIVGAACFK from the coding sequence ATGCATTATGGATATGGTTATGGTGGCTTTGGCTACGGACGCTGTGGATATGGCGGCGGCTTTGCATTAATCGTAGTATTATTTATCCTACTGATCATCGTAGGTGCGGCTTGTTTCAAATAA
- a CDS encoding YjcZ family sporulation protein — MSGSHGGYGGGFALLVVLFILLIIIGASWC, encoded by the coding sequence ATGTCTGGTTCACATGGCGGGTACGGCGGCGGTTTTGCCCTTCTAGTTGTATTGTTCATTTTGTTAATTATTATCGGGGCTTCTTGGTGCTGA
- a CDS encoding CotY/CotZ family spore coat protein, translating into MGEHKKNTCVCHELQQLLEEQKKLSFDDFRFICDDIGYDTIPFILSNGKCQFEAWGWANNGDFFTTTFFRLEAIDERKCCATLSLLEPIDIDGCPIDICDKVYSLRTTSNCIIVDLSCFTTLQPLSPRLVNRLLPIINPKC; encoded by the coding sequence ATGGGGGAACACAAGAAAAATACATGCGTATGTCACGAATTGCAACAACTATTAGAAGAACAGAAGAAATTATCTTTTGATGATTTTCGATTTATCTGTGATGATATTGGATATGACACGATTCCATTTATACTCTCAAATGGAAAGTGTCAATTCGAGGCTTGGGGTTGGGCAAATAATGGAGACTTTTTTACAACGACCTTCTTTAGATTAGAAGCAATAGATGAAAGGAAATGTTGTGCAACATTATCTCTTCTCGAGCCAATAGACATTGATGGCTGTCCTATAGATATTTGCGACAAAGTCTATTCATTACGAACAACTTCAAATTGTATTATTGTAGATCTCTCCTGTTTTACTACGCTACAGCCATTATCACCAAGATTAGTAAATCGTCTCCTTCCAATTATAAATCCAAAATGTTAA
- a CDS encoding ATP-grasp domain-containing protein, with protein sequence MKSIVFLGTNKTGSSYEGIKAAKRLGYETILLTNRTIFVEEREDYIEIDDVRLINMSDTDEILSAITNLIVEGKKVDCFISFLDEYVYLAAMLTNFICHTPLTFEPLKIMSDKISTRKYLAGKSYTPFFKVLSSPEKIDNEVNELKDQFPLIIKSPQSNGSKDVILVENGWGCKKAVKQLHRKNSELPILIEEYLEGPQYLVEVVVFQSTITIAAIVEQDVTKGERFIITGYSISPELTLEQLPGLKETVYSIIEDFQVRNGTCHLEIKLTKKGWKLIEINPRMAGGAMNRMIEEAFGYDLAEQTIRLFAGLQPDLIKKREKAIYTHYLIVGSVGKLMKVSGSESAREQPGVLEVYTKSGNGQIVAPPRSMGQRYGYVIAAADARNQARECAIHGAQQIKFYLQPI encoded by the coding sequence ATGAAATCAATTGTTTTTTTAGGGACAAACAAAACAGGTTCAAGTTATGAAGGAATAAAAGCAGCAAAGAGACTAGGTTACGAGACCATCCTTTTAACGAATCGCACCATTTTTGTTGAAGAAAGAGAGGACTACATTGAAATAGATGATGTACGACTAATAAATATGTCAGATACAGATGAAATACTCTCTGCGATTACTAACCTGATTGTTGAGGGAAAAAAGGTTGACTGTTTTATTAGCTTTTTAGATGAATATGTTTATTTGGCTGCTATGCTTACTAATTTTATTTGCCATACGCCACTCACTTTTGAACCGTTGAAAATTATGAGTGACAAAATTTCAACCCGAAAATATTTAGCAGGTAAGAGTTATACACCCTTTTTTAAGGTGCTAAGTTCTCCTGAAAAAATTGATAATGAGGTAAATGAGTTAAAGGACCAATTTCCACTCATTATTAAATCACCACAATCGAATGGTTCCAAGGATGTAATTTTGGTCGAGAATGGTTGGGGATGTAAGAAAGCTGTGAAACAACTTCACCGTAAAAATTCTGAACTTCCTATATTAATAGAGGAATACCTAGAGGGTCCTCAATATTTGGTTGAAGTGGTAGTCTTTCAATCAACCATTACCATTGCAGCAATTGTTGAACAAGATGTAACAAAGGGAGAGCGTTTTATCATTACAGGTTATTCAATCAGTCCTGAGTTAACATTAGAGCAACTTCCAGGGCTGAAGGAAACTGTCTATTCTATTATTGAAGATTTTCAGGTGAGAAATGGTACTTGCCATTTAGAGATAAAATTAACGAAAAAGGGCTGGAAGTTGATTGAGATTAATCCGAGGATGGCAGGGGGTGCTATGAATCGGATGATTGAAGAAGCATTTGGTTATGATCTCGCAGAACAGACCATTAGGTTGTTCGCAGGATTGCAGCCGGATCTAATAAAAAAGCGAGAAAAGGCTATTTATACTCATTATTTAATTGTTGGTTCCGTTGGAAAATTGATGAAAGTTTCGGGCAGTGAATCAGCTAGGGAGCAACCAGGTGTATTAGAGGTTTACACGAAGTCTGGAAACGGTCAAATTGTCGCTCCGCCTCGGTCAATGGGGCAGCGGTATGGATATGTAATAGCAGCAGCTGATGCAAGAAATCAGGCTAGAGAGTGTGCCATACATGGTGCACAGCAAATTAAATTTTACTTGCAGCCAATTTAA